One Janthinobacterium sp. TB1-E2 genomic region harbors:
- the rfbC gene encoding dTDP-4-dehydrorhamnose 3,5-epimerase: MKIQTTAIPDVLILEPTVFGDDRGFFYESFNQKRFAELTGVTRDFVQDNHSKSAKGVLRGLHYQIQQPQGKLVRVTAGEVFDVAVDLRKSSPTFGHWVGVTLSAANKRQLWIPEGFAHGFVVTSDSAEFLYKTTDYWAPEFERSLLWNDPAIGIEWPLDGEPLLSGKDKVGTLLANADVFA, from the coding sequence ATGAAAATTCAAACCACCGCCATACCTGATGTCCTGATCCTCGAACCCACCGTGTTTGGCGATGATCGCGGCTTTTTCTACGAAAGCTTCAACCAGAAGCGCTTTGCCGAACTGACCGGTGTCACACGCGATTTCGTGCAGGACAATCACTCCAAATCGGCCAAGGGCGTGTTGCGCGGCTTACACTACCAAATCCAGCAGCCGCAAGGCAAGCTGGTGCGTGTGACGGCCGGCGAAGTCTTCGACGTTGCCGTTGACCTGCGCAAGAGCTCTCCGACGTTTGGCCATTGGGTAGGCGTGACCTTATCTGCGGCCAACAAACGCCAGCTGTGGATACCGGAAGGCTTTGCGCACGGCTTCGTGGTCACCAGCGACAGCGCCGAGTTCCTCTACAAGACAACCGACTACTGGGCACCAGAGTTCGAACGCAGCCTCCTGTGGAACGATCCGGCCATCGGCATTGAGTGGCCACTCGATGGCGAACCGCTGCTGTCCGGCAAAGATAAAGTCGGTACCTT